A region from the Alosa alosa isolate M-15738 ecotype Scorff River chromosome 7, AALO_Geno_1.1, whole genome shotgun sequence genome encodes:
- the LOC125297728 gene encoding uncharacterized protein LOC125297728, whose amino-acid sequence MAADIGSNLLEAVVEQDLTGPFRWTDEDTRALILWRAANVSLFTGRRNAAINGYENFISEKRLGGKVTPAFCKKKWENLKQKFKDLKCPKTGVSTEGGEATAASWKWYTLMDEAIGGRPSVTPPVLIASSTRDVAVASPPSVVTPEQASTSMASTPKRRRVDVMEIFADMERKEEQLEAVLLDMQREEKEREEARLRERNLATIST is encoded by the exons ATGGCGGCTGATATCGGGAGTAATTTGCTGGAAGCGGTGGTGGAGCAGGACCTTACAGGTCCATTCAGAT GGACGGACGAGGACACCAGGGCCCTCATACTATGGCGTGCTGCCAATGTGTCCCTGTTTACAGGAAGAAGAAACGCAGCCATCAATGGATACGA aAACTTCATATCTGAGAAAAGGCTGGGAGGGAAGGTGACCCCAGCCTTCTGCAAAAAAAAGTGGGAGAACTTAAAACAAAAGTTCAAG GATCTGAAGTGCCCCAAAACTGGAGTCAGCACAGAGGGGGGTGAGGCCACTGCCGCTTCCTGGAAGTGGTACACATTGATGGATGAGGCAATTGGGGGCAGGCCATCAGTGACACCGCCTGTCCTCATTGCCTCATCCACCCGGGATGTGGCAGTGGCTTCACCCCCCTCTGTGGTGACCCCTGAACAGGCCAGTACCTCCATGGCATCCACCCCAAAGAGGCGGAGAGTGGATGTCATGGAGATTTTTGCAGAcatggagaggaaggaggagcaGTTGGAGGCGGTGCTGCTAGACATGCAgcgagaggaaaaggagagagaggaggccagGCTCAGAGAG aggaacttggcaactatttcaacgtaa